In Fimbriiglobus ruber, a genomic segment contains:
- a CDS encoding sensor histidine kinase, with the protein MSGPLRSFFLGLAPRPTDPRWELAAESIAVKIRWFGLVVGGLVANFGSDQGDRLPLNVILALGFGFTAVNTVLYRRGRVFLKDFPLLISAMEALFIGLLCHFESGTESPFRFYYLLSLICCAIRYTPRVTFVTCGLDCFSYALFYIAQPDGGRNPYFFLLTLVILIWVTWTAGAMARLLKRAGEDLRVLNAALRENQAQLESRIADRTRELEESQAQVLHQEKMAAFGLLAAGIAHEVGNPLTSISGVVQMLERRDPDSYTRDKLGLVTGQLARIQAILRELVTFSRPASDTRGRVSVRDVVDEALAIAKFYKGGKNRQIVAAIPDNLPPLVGVRDQLVQVVFNLVLNAIDATGKGGRIEVAVVTEKERVALHVIDDGTGIDPAHRVRLFRPYFTTKKHGTGLGLFVIRRIVEQHGGVVGVESEPGRGTTFRVELPVAPRTQILATD; encoded by the coding sequence ATGTCCGGCCCGCTCCGCTCTTTCTTCCTCGGCCTCGCCCCCCGGCCGACCGACCCGCGCTGGGAATTGGCCGCCGAATCGATCGCGGTCAAGATCCGGTGGTTCGGCCTCGTCGTCGGCGGGCTCGTCGCCAACTTCGGCTCCGACCAAGGCGACCGCCTGCCGCTCAACGTCATCCTCGCGCTGGGGTTCGGGTTCACGGCCGTTAACACCGTCTTGTACCGCCGCGGCCGGGTTTTCCTGAAGGATTTCCCGCTCCTCATCTCGGCCATGGAAGCCCTGTTCATCGGCTTGCTATGCCACTTCGAGTCCGGGACCGAGAGCCCGTTCCGCTTTTACTACCTGCTCTCGCTCATCTGCTGCGCGATCCGGTACACTCCGCGGGTCACGTTCGTCACCTGCGGGCTCGATTGCTTCAGTTACGCGCTCTTTTACATCGCCCAGCCGGACGGCGGCCGCAACCCGTATTTCTTCTTGCTCACCTTGGTTATCCTCATCTGGGTCACGTGGACGGCGGGAGCGATGGCCCGGTTGCTCAAGCGGGCCGGGGAAGACCTCCGCGTCCTCAACGCCGCCCTCCGCGAGAACCAGGCCCAGCTCGAATCCCGGATCGCCGACCGGACCCGCGAACTGGAAGAGTCGCAGGCCCAGGTGCTGCACCAGGAGAAGATGGCCGCGTTCGGCCTGCTCGCAGCCGGCATCGCGCACGAGGTCGGGAACCCGCTCACCTCGATCAGCGGCGTTGTCCAGATGCTCGAGCGCCGCGACCCGGACTCGTACACCCGCGACAAACTCGGCCTCGTTACCGGCCAACTCGCCCGCATCCAGGCGATCCTCCGCGAACTCGTCACCTTCAGCCGCCCCGCGAGCGACACCCGCGGGCGGGTGTCCGTCCGCGACGTGGTGGACGAAGCGCTGGCGATCGCCAAGTTTTATAAGGGCGGCAAGAACCGCCAGATCGTGGCCGCCATCCCCGACAACCTGCCGCCGCTCGTCGGGGTCCGGGATCAACTCGTCCAGGTCGTGTTCAACCTGGTGTTGAACGCGATCGATGCGACCGGCAAGGGGGGCAGGATCGAGGTGGCCGTCGTGACCGAGAAAGAGCGGGTGGCCCTGCACGTAATCGACGACGGGACGGGAATCGACCCGGCCCACCGTGTCCGCCTCTTCCGCCCATATTTCACAACCAAGAAACATGGCACCGGACTCGGCCTGTTCGTCATCCGCCGGATCGTCGAGCAGCACGGCGGGGTCGTCGGCGTCGAATCCGAGCCCGGCCGCGGCACGACCTTCCGCGTCGAGCTGCCGGTCGCCCCACGGACTCAAATATTAGCCACGGATTAA
- a CDS encoding ATP-binding cassette domain-containing protein has translation MTAPAYQLPPAGEPLLRVSHVSYSFGTGEARTQVLFDNDLEVMPGELVIMSGPSGSGKTTLLTLIGGLRGIQDGEVEIWDGLLGTYHKLRGLDEAGLVQTRRLIGFIFQRHNLFDSLRATQNVRIARELFPPTPDNETRIQDLLSYLGLSQRVGYKPQELSGGQRQRVAIARALINNPKLVLADEPTAALDANSGLAVITLLQHLARTRDPNELARLVGKPGGHSDSGQLTPEQAAALPNLARQKGTTSLIVTHDARTMNRADRIVHMERGKIVSNVVVAERLFVTEGLRHCAFFAAILPEQQQAIADGVSVGIHPDLPARCADPVRRAGRLETFKPGATILREGDPVTDDSKFYLIRRGRVRVDRATTDGDRAVAELGPKDFFGDRALVTNEPRSATVTAIEPVEVYTVGREIFQRYEATSRPFIERIRAVYGQS, from the coding sequence ATGACCGCACCCGCGTACCAACTCCCGCCGGCAGGCGAGCCTCTGCTCCGCGTGAGCCATGTGAGCTACAGCTTCGGTACCGGCGAAGCCCGAACACAGGTGCTGTTCGACAACGACCTGGAAGTGATGCCGGGCGAGTTGGTCATCATGAGTGGCCCGTCTGGGTCGGGTAAAACGACCCTGCTCACCCTGATCGGCGGGCTGCGAGGCATTCAGGACGGCGAGGTCGAGATCTGGGACGGTCTTCTCGGCACGTACCACAAACTGCGTGGGCTGGACGAAGCCGGACTGGTCCAAACACGGCGACTGATCGGCTTCATCTTCCAGCGGCACAACCTCTTCGACTCGCTCCGGGCGACCCAGAATGTCCGCATCGCCCGAGAATTGTTCCCACCCACCCCGGACAACGAAACGCGGATTCAAGACTTGCTCTCGTACCTCGGGCTCAGCCAGCGGGTTGGATACAAGCCGCAGGAACTATCGGGCGGGCAGCGGCAGCGGGTGGCCATCGCCCGAGCACTCATCAACAACCCCAAGCTGGTCCTGGCGGACGAGCCCACGGCCGCGCTCGACGCGAACTCCGGGCTGGCGGTCATCACCTTACTTCAGCACCTGGCTCGAACCCGCGACCCGAACGAACTGGCCCGCCTCGTCGGAAAGCCTGGCGGGCACAGCGACTCCGGCCAGCTGACCCCCGAGCAGGCCGCCGCGCTGCCCAACCTCGCCCGTCAGAAGGGAACGACCAGCCTGATCGTCACCCACGACGCCCGGACCATGAACCGGGCGGACCGGATCGTTCACATGGAGCGCGGGAAGATCGTCTCGAACGTGGTGGTGGCCGAGCGGCTGTTCGTGACCGAGGGGCTGCGGCACTGCGCGTTCTTTGCCGCCATTTTGCCCGAACAGCAGCAGGCGATCGCGGACGGAGTCAGTGTGGGCATTCACCCGGACCTGCCGGCCCGCTGCGCCGACCCGGTCCGGCGGGCGGGCCGGCTCGAAACGTTCAAGCCCGGGGCGACGATCCTCCGCGAGGGCGACCCGGTCACGGACGACAGCAAGTTTTACCTGATCCGCCGGGGCCGGGTGCGGGTCGACCGCGCGACGACCGACGGCGACCGCGCGGTGGCCGAACTCGGCCCCAAGGATTTCTTTGGCGACCGCGCGCTGGTAACGAACGAACCGCGGAGCGCGACCGTCACGGCGATCGAGCCCGTCGAGGTCTACACCGTCGGCCGCGAGATCTTCCAGCGGTATGAGGCGACCAGCCGCCCGTTCATTGAGCGCATCCGCGCGGTCTACGGGCAAAGTTGA
- a CDS encoding 3-keto-disaccharide hydrolase: MRLSHLLAAFGLLVSLASAGRADDTKDFLDPANWEGREDLWKLDGGTIVGETKEDPKYNTFFCSKKKYGDFEMSYKVQLRDGVGNSGVQIRSVLKDPKKFVVAGPQVDAAKGYFGLLYGEGVGGYMVKPKVDAAKGKEKDFNEYHVVAKGNHIVIKVNDQVTVDEDFPDNKGKNPTPAEGIIAFQIHAGFPSMRVEFKDIKFTDLSKK; this comes from the coding sequence ATGCGCCTCTCGCACCTGTTGGCCGCCTTCGGCCTGCTCGTATCGCTCGCGTCCGCCGGTCGCGCCGACGACACCAAGGACTTCCTCGACCCGGCGAACTGGGAAGGCCGCGAGGATCTGTGGAAGCTCGACGGCGGCACGATCGTCGGCGAAACCAAGGAAGACCCGAAGTACAACACGTTCTTCTGCAGTAAGAAGAAATACGGCGATTTCGAAATGTCTTACAAGGTTCAGCTGCGGGACGGCGTGGGCAACAGCGGCGTCCAGATCCGCAGCGTCCTGAAAGACCCGAAAAAGTTCGTCGTCGCCGGCCCGCAAGTCGACGCGGCCAAGGGGTACTTCGGCCTCCTGTACGGCGAAGGCGTCGGCGGGTACATGGTGAAGCCCAAGGTCGACGCGGCCAAGGGGAAGGAAAAGGACTTCAACGAGTACCACGTCGTCGCCAAGGGGAACCACATCGTCATCAAGGTGAACGATCAGGTGACGGTGGACGAAGACTTCCCGGACAACAAGGGCAAGAACCCGACCCCGGCCGAGGGGATCATCGCGTTCCAGATCCACGCCGGCTTCCCGTCGATGCGGGTCGAATTCAAGGACATCAAGTTCACGGATTTGAGTAAGAAGTAA
- a CDS encoding rhomboid family protein, which produces MGIYSRDYYRESTPEPWSFSGASAVKYIIIANVVVFLIQILVVRQPSLSEQEEAASRMADQDQPLTERQMRDLRRSMFPEPIVQEWLELDTNKVVGGQVWRLLTHAFCHDRHGIFHILFNMLFLFWFGRTLEMMYGSREFLLFYLAAAVFAALAFVGLDLYTGSSIPAVGASGAVMAVLMLYTMHFPRETIYVCWFIPLEMRWLMALYLIYDLHPVLLALAGDPMHTGIAHAAHLGGLAFGFLYARYQWRLERVGEWLPFAGWCVNTRRARPAPRRRFEPDPDTERVDQVLEKISVSGQDSLTAEERAILQAASERLKSRARGR; this is translated from the coding sequence ATGGGGATCTACAGCCGCGATTACTACCGGGAATCGACGCCCGAACCGTGGAGTTTCTCGGGTGCGTCCGCCGTCAAGTACATCATCATCGCCAACGTCGTCGTCTTCCTGATCCAGATCCTCGTCGTCCGCCAGCCGAGCCTTTCCGAGCAAGAGGAAGCTGCGTCGCGCATGGCCGATCAGGACCAACCCCTGACCGAACGTCAGATGCGCGATCTGAGACGCAGCATGTTTCCTGAGCCGATCGTCCAGGAGTGGCTCGAACTCGACACCAACAAGGTGGTCGGGGGTCAGGTCTGGCGGCTGCTGACTCACGCGTTTTGTCACGACCGCCACGGCATCTTCCACATCCTGTTTAACATGCTCTTTCTTTTCTGGTTCGGGCGGACGCTCGAGATGATGTACGGGTCGCGGGAGTTCCTGCTCTTCTATCTCGCGGCCGCCGTGTTCGCTGCCCTCGCGTTCGTGGGGCTGGACCTGTACACCGGCTCGTCCATTCCCGCCGTCGGCGCGTCGGGCGCGGTGATGGCCGTCCTGATGCTCTACACCATGCACTTCCCGCGCGAGACGATTTACGTCTGCTGGTTCATCCCGCTCGAAATGCGGTGGCTGATGGCCCTGTATCTGATCTATGATCTCCACCCGGTCCTGCTGGCACTCGCCGGGGACCCGATGCACACGGGCATCGCCCACGCGGCGCACCTCGGCGGGTTAGCGTTCGGGTTCCTTTACGCCCGGTATCAATGGCGCCTGGAGCGGGTCGGTGAATGGCTGCCATTCGCGGGCTGGTGTGTGAATACCCGCCGTGCGCGCCCGGCTCCCCGCCGGCGGTTTGAGCCCGACCCGGACACGGAACGGGTGGATCAGGTGCTGGAAAAGATCTCCGTATCCGGTCAGGACAGTTTGACCGCAGAGGAGCGTGCCATCCTGCAGGCCGCGAGCGAGCGGCTGAAAAGTCGGGCGCGCGGCAGGTGA
- a CDS encoding SRPBCC family protein, whose translation MAESRFVYVTYIRTTPEKLWQALTDPEFIRRYWCDTRHECEWKAGSSWRIMIPDGRVADSGEILEIDPPRRIVLTWRNEFKPELHAEGYSRMTCELEPQDESVKLTITHEMDKPESKFIAAVTSGWPAILASLKSMLETGEPLEITRHWPKGK comes from the coding sequence ATGGCTGAGTCGCGATTCGTTTATGTGACCTACATCCGCACCACGCCGGAGAAACTCTGGCAGGCGCTGACCGACCCCGAATTCATTCGCCGGTACTGGTGCGACACCCGGCACGAATGCGAATGGAAGGCCGGCTCATCCTGGCGGATCATGATCCCGGACGGCCGCGTCGCGGACAGCGGCGAGATTTTGGAGATTGATCCCCCGCGGCGCATCGTCCTGACGTGGCGGAACGAGTTCAAGCCCGAGCTTCACGCCGAAGGGTATTCGCGCATGACTTGCGAACTCGAGCCACAGGACGAGTCCGTCAAGCTCACCATCACCCACGAGATGGACAAGCCCGAGTCGAAATTCATCGCCGCGGTTACGAGCGGTTGGCCCGCGATCCTGGCGAGCCTCAAGAGCATGCTCGAAACGGGCGAGCCGCTCGAAATCACCCGCCACTGGCCGAAGGGCAAGTGA
- a CDS encoding sigma-54-dependent transcriptional regulator: MSARTTPLATILVVDDEPIIRETLAEFLHQEGFAVVAVGTGEEAVARAAEQRFDVLLCDVNLPGWDGIEVMERVAKVCPETFVMLITAYATVETAVEAFQKGAHDYLMKPIILHEVGGKIRRLIRTRDVFRENQWLRRELSRTEDGGGEMVVGRSPAMRQALDLARKVGPTSSTVLILGESGTGKELLARAVHCHAQAAKPTGGRFIAVNCAAIPHDLLENQLFGHRRGAFTGADKDAPGIFAHAGPGTVFLDEIGELPLGTQAKLLRAIEQKEVFPVGANEPSRVEARVLAATNKDLAKEAAEGRFREDLFYRLNVVSIKLPPLRERREDLPDLIEFLLAKHARSMGKKMTGVSHEAMQLLLAHPWRGNVRELDNALQRALILGDGPLVSPSDLPPDIAPQPADPFGVNDLGTAVERFERLHIERILRAAPDKREAAKMLGIGLSSLYRKIEQYGIGV; encoded by the coding sequence ATGTCGGCCCGTACCACTCCCCTGGCGACCATTCTCGTCGTGGACGACGAGCCGATTATTCGCGAGACGCTCGCGGAGTTTCTCCACCAAGAAGGCTTCGCGGTCGTCGCGGTGGGGACGGGCGAGGAGGCCGTCGCCCGGGCCGCGGAGCAGCGGTTTGACGTGCTGCTCTGCGACGTCAACCTGCCCGGGTGGGACGGCATCGAGGTGATGGAACGGGTGGCGAAAGTCTGCCCCGAGACGTTCGTGATGCTGATCACGGCCTATGCGACGGTCGAAACGGCGGTCGAGGCGTTCCAGAAGGGCGCGCACGACTACCTGATGAAGCCGATCATCCTCCACGAAGTCGGCGGGAAGATCCGCCGCCTGATCCGGACCCGGGACGTCTTCCGCGAAAACCAGTGGCTCCGCCGCGAGCTGAGCCGAACCGAGGACGGGGGTGGGGAAATGGTTGTCGGCCGCAGCCCGGCCATGCGCCAGGCGCTAGACCTCGCCCGGAAAGTCGGCCCGACGTCGTCGACCGTGCTGATCCTCGGCGAGAGCGGGACCGGGAAGGAACTGCTCGCCCGGGCGGTCCACTGCCACGCGCAGGCCGCGAAGCCGACGGGCGGGCGGTTCATCGCCGTCAACTGCGCGGCCATCCCGCACGACCTGCTGGAAAACCAACTCTTCGGCCACCGCCGCGGCGCGTTCACCGGGGCCGACAAGGACGCCCCCGGGATCTTCGCCCACGCGGGCCCGGGGACCGTCTTTCTGGACGAGATCGGCGAACTCCCGCTCGGCACCCAGGCTAAATTGCTCCGCGCGATCGAGCAGAAGGAAGTGTTCCCGGTCGGCGCGAACGAACCCTCCCGGGTCGAGGCCCGCGTCCTCGCGGCGACCAACAAGGATCTGGCGAAGGAGGCTGCCGAGGGGCGGTTCCGGGAAGACCTCTTTTACCGGCTGAACGTCGTCTCGATCAAGCTCCCCCCGCTCCGCGAACGGCGGGAAGACCTGCCCGACCTGATCGAATTCCTACTCGCGAAGCACGCCCGCTCGATGGGCAAGAAGATGACCGGGGTGAGTCACGAGGCCATGCAGCTGTTGCTCGCGCACCCGTGGAGGGGGAACGTCCGGGAGCTGGACAACGCGCTCCAGCGGGCACTGATCCTGGGCGACGGCCCGCTCGTCTCCCCGTCCGACCTGCCGCCCGACATCGCGCCGCAGCCCGCCGACCCGTTCGGCGTGAACGACCTCGGCACCGCCGTTGAGCGGTTCGAGCGACTGCACATCGAGCGCATCCTCCGGGCCGCCCCGGACAAGCGGGAAGCCGCGAAGATGCTGGGCATCGGCCTGAGTTCGCTGTACCGCAAGATCGAGCAGTACGGGATCGGTGTTTAG
- a CDS encoding ArsR/SmtB family transcription factor produces the protein MDKVFKALADPGRRLLLDRLHVNNGQTLGQLCENMGMTRQAVTKHLAMLEEANLVAVVWRGREKLHYLNPVPIHEITDRWIGKFERGRLDALADLKKRLEGEPDG, from the coding sequence ATGGACAAGGTGTTCAAGGCACTCGCCGACCCCGGTCGCCGGCTGCTGCTCGACCGTTTGCACGTGAACAACGGGCAGACGCTAGGGCAGCTCTGCGAAAATATGGGCATGACCCGGCAGGCGGTCACCAAACACCTCGCGATGTTGGAGGAGGCGAATCTTGTGGCCGTCGTCTGGCGGGGCCGCGAGAAGTTGCATTACCTCAACCCGGTCCCCATCCACGAGATCACCGATCGTTGGATCGGCAAATTCGAGCGGGGCCGCCTCGACGCCCTCGCCGACCTCAAGAAACGACTCGAAGGGGAACCCGATGGCTGA
- the devC gene encoding ABC transporter permease DevC, translating into MIRTPLAWFNLSHDRVRFALFVLGIVFAVVLMFMQLGFRGALLDSNTLVQYHLNADLVLVSPNRQLIAMREPIPRRRLTQASAVAGVARVRPLYLENGLGVMRNTNTNPARRTPSRAVRVIGLDPDAYLLSVPELDPDDPRFVGDKLQVPGTALFDRRTRADDEVPGQSVFGPLAVGTTTELAGRTITLVGSVEIGADFTTDGYLIVSTQTFADILRVPYTPGAPLADVDLGLIRLTPGADLEAVRAELKTVLAKGTDEPDVDVLTVAEYTARDQAFWLSNTPIGFAFGFGMFMGFAVGMVICYQILSGDVADHLPEYATLKAMGYRNSFLAWVVLQEALVLAVLGFVIGFGISWAAYGQVSDYTGMPLRMSVDRAVSVFVATVGMCVTSGLIALGRLLRADPADVFG; encoded by the coding sequence ATGATCCGCACCCCTCTCGCCTGGTTCAACCTGTCGCACGACCGGGTGCGGTTCGCGCTGTTCGTACTCGGCATCGTGTTCGCCGTGGTGCTGATGTTCATGCAGCTCGGCTTCCGCGGCGCGCTGCTCGACAGCAACACCCTCGTCCAGTACCACCTCAACGCGGACCTGGTCCTCGTGTCGCCGAACCGGCAGCTCATCGCGATGCGGGAGCCGATCCCGCGGCGGCGCCTCACTCAGGCGTCGGCCGTCGCGGGGGTGGCCCGGGTTCGCCCGCTGTACCTGGAAAACGGCCTCGGGGTGATGCGGAACACGAACACGAATCCGGCCCGCCGCACCCCGAGCCGGGCCGTCCGCGTGATCGGTCTTGATCCGGACGCGTACTTGCTCTCGGTCCCGGAACTCGATCCGGACGACCCGCGGTTCGTCGGCGACAAACTCCAGGTTCCGGGCACCGCCCTCTTCGACCGGCGGACCCGGGCCGACGACGAGGTGCCCGGGCAGAGCGTGTTCGGCCCGCTCGCGGTCGGTACGACGACCGAACTCGCCGGCCGCACGATCACGCTGGTCGGCTCCGTCGAAATCGGGGCGGACTTCACCACGGACGGCTACCTGATCGTGTCCACCCAGACGTTCGCCGACATCCTCCGGGTGCCGTACACCCCCGGCGCGCCCCTGGCCGACGTGGACCTCGGACTGATTCGCCTCACACCGGGCGCCGATCTGGAAGCGGTCCGGGCGGAGTTAAAGACCGTCCTGGCCAAGGGAACGGACGAGCCGGACGTGGACGTCCTCACCGTCGCCGAGTACACCGCCCGGGACCAGGCGTTTTGGCTGAGCAACACGCCGATCGGTTTCGCGTTCGGGTTCGGCATGTTCATGGGCTTCGCGGTCGGCATGGTCATTTGCTACCAGATTCTCTCCGGCGACGTGGCCGACCACTTGCCCGAGTACGCCACCCTGAAGGCGATGGGCTACCGCAACTCGTTCCTCGCGTGGGTCGTTCTTCAGGAAGCACTGGTCCTGGCGGTCCTCGGGTTCGTGATCGGGTTCGGCATCAGCTGGGCCGCGTATGGTCAGGTGAGCGATTACACCGGGATGCCACTGCGGATGAGTGTCGACCGCGCAGTTTCGGTGTTCGTCGCCACGGTCGGGATGTGCGTGACATCCGGCCTCATCGCCCTCGGCCGGCTCCTCCGGGCGGACCCGGCCGACGTGTTTGGGTGA
- a CDS encoding phosphoribosylaminoimidazolesuccinocarboxamide synthase: MTAAVLQTEVPGIPCRRGKVRDVYDLGEQLAIVVTDRISAFDWVMPNGIPGKGRVLTAMTKFWLAWLGVPNHLLSDDVADLPEPFRAQRDVFEGRTMLVRKTTVIPVECVARGYLLGSGWKEYRQAGTVCGITLPADLREAEKLPEPIFTPATKAEEGLHDENISFDAMARAVGKDLAADLRDRTLDVYKRAAAFAAGRGIIIADTKLEWGTLPSGELILIDEVLTPDSSRFWPAESYRVGGSPPSFDKQFLRNWLETTAWDKNSPPPPLPPDIVEQTAAKYQEALERLTGVRG, translated from the coding sequence ATGACTGCCGCCGTCTTGCAAACCGAAGTCCCCGGCATCCCGTGCCGGCGGGGGAAGGTCCGCGACGTGTACGACCTCGGCGAGCAGCTCGCCATCGTCGTCACCGACCGCATCAGCGCCTTCGACTGGGTCATGCCGAACGGCATCCCCGGCAAGGGCCGGGTGCTGACCGCGATGACCAAGTTCTGGCTCGCCTGGCTCGGCGTCCCGAACCACCTCCTGAGTGACGATGTCGCCGACTTACCCGAGCCATTCCGGGCGCAACGAGACGTGTTTGAAGGGCGGACGATGCTCGTTCGCAAAACGACCGTGATCCCGGTCGAGTGCGTCGCCCGGGGGTATCTCCTCGGGTCCGGGTGGAAAGAATACCGGCAGGCGGGAACGGTGTGCGGGATCACGCTACCGGCCGACCTGCGCGAGGCGGAAAAGCTACCGGAGCCGATCTTCACCCCAGCGACCAAGGCCGAGGAAGGGCTCCACGACGAGAACATTTCGTTCGACGCGATGGCCCGGGCCGTGGGCAAAGACCTTGCCGCCGACCTCCGCGACCGGACGCTCGATGTCTACAAGCGGGCAGCCGCGTTCGCCGCGGGCCGGGGGATCATCATCGCGGACACGAAGCTGGAATGGGGCACGCTGCCGTCCGGCGAGTTGATCCTGATCGACGAAGTGCTGACCCCCGACAGTTCTCGCTTCTGGCCGGCCGAGTCGTACCGGGTGGGCGGGTCGCCGCCGTCGTTCGACAAGCAGTTCCTCCGCAACTGGCTCGAAACGACCGCCTGGGACAAGAACAGCCCGCCGCCCCCGCTACCGCCCGACATCGTCGAGCAGACCGCGGCCAAGTACCAGGAAGCACTGGAGCGGCTGACGGGGGTGAGGGGCTGA
- a CDS encoding MFS transporter: MSSTAPGSSPGLSPVVRFLVLAVASIGFLFDTYELLMLPVIAGPALSELLQVPANNPLVRQWVGWMLWSAAVCGGLFGLLGGFLIDRFGRKTVMVGSILLYSLSPLAAAFSSEAWMLLVFRCTTFIGICVEFVAAITWLAELFEDRRTRELAIGWTQAFASVGGLLVTGANALTAKYAADLPALPVEAPLNAHAGWRYTLISGLIPGALILMLMPFVPESQAWLARKRAGTLRRPRFGELFAPGLVRTTLVATALSACAYAGAFGALQLTPAQVVPGLPELAEHQKALQPLAKEAAALNGKLNQTPRESDERKDLIKQIVANRKQQEPHAKPITEKGTEAQFWQEIGGLAGRIVLAVLVVVIASRRTLLRVFLLPGLVMFPLTYYYLFQQQPDVFVYGVFLCGLCTVAQFSYFGEYLPKAFPLHLRGTGGSFATNVGGRMIGTSASLLTTAVVAPLLPGSTFVQVATGAAIVGGGVYVIGLLLSFVLPEPKEETLVKAE; this comes from the coding sequence GTGTCGTCCACTGCCCCCGGTTCGTCGCCCGGCCTGAGTCCGGTCGTCCGCTTTCTGGTCCTGGCCGTCGCCTCCATCGGGTTTCTTTTCGATACATACGAACTGCTGATGCTCCCGGTGATCGCCGGGCCGGCCCTGTCCGAACTCCTCCAGGTGCCGGCGAACAACCCGCTAGTCCGGCAGTGGGTCGGGTGGATGCTGTGGTCGGCGGCTGTCTGCGGCGGGCTGTTCGGGTTGCTCGGCGGGTTCCTGATCGACCGCTTCGGGCGGAAGACGGTCATGGTCGGCAGCATCCTGTTGTACTCGCTGTCGCCGCTGGCCGCCGCGTTCAGCTCCGAGGCGTGGATGCTGCTCGTGTTCCGGTGTACCACGTTCATCGGCATTTGCGTCGAGTTCGTCGCCGCGATCACCTGGCTGGCCGAATTGTTCGAAGACCGCAGAACGCGGGAACTGGCGATCGGGTGGACCCAGGCGTTCGCGTCGGTCGGCGGACTGTTGGTTACGGGGGCGAACGCCCTGACCGCGAAGTACGCGGCCGATCTGCCGGCCCTCCCGGTCGAGGCCCCGTTGAACGCCCACGCGGGCTGGCGGTACACGCTGATTTCCGGGCTGATCCCCGGGGCCCTGATCCTCATGCTCATGCCGTTCGTCCCGGAGTCGCAGGCGTGGCTGGCCCGGAAGCGGGCCGGCACGCTCCGCCGCCCGCGGTTCGGTGAGTTGTTCGCGCCGGGCCTGGTCCGCACCACGCTCGTGGCGACCGCGCTGTCCGCGTGTGCATACGCGGGCGCGTTCGGTGCACTGCAACTGACCCCGGCCCAAGTGGTCCCCGGGTTGCCCGAACTGGCCGAACACCAGAAAGCCCTTCAACCGCTCGCGAAAGAGGCGGCCGCCCTGAACGGCAAGCTGAACCAGACGCCGCGCGAGTCCGACGAGCGGAAAGACCTGATCAAACAGATCGTGGCCAACCGCAAGCAGCAAGAGCCGCACGCGAAGCCGATCACGGAGAAGGGGACGGAAGCCCAATTCTGGCAGGAAATCGGCGGCCTCGCCGGGCGGATCGTGTTGGCCGTGTTGGTGGTCGTGATCGCCAGTCGGCGGACCCTGTTGCGGGTCTTCCTGCTGCCGGGCCTGGTGATGTTCCCGCTGACGTACTACTACCTGTTCCAGCAGCAGCCCGACGTGTTCGTGTACGGCGTCTTCCTGTGCGGGCTCTGTACGGTCGCCCAGTTCAGCTACTTCGGCGAGTACCTGCCGAAGGCATTCCCCCTGCACCTGCGGGGCACCGGTGGGAGCTTCGCGACGAACGTCGGCGGCCGGATGATCGGGACGTCCGCGTCCCTGTTGACGACGGCCGTCGTCGCGCCTCTCCTCCCGGGTTCCACCTTCGTTCAGGTGGCGACCGGGGCCGCGATCGTCGGAGGCGGGGTGTACGTGATCGGGTTGCTGCTGTCGTTCGTGCTACCCGAGCCGAAGGAAGAGACGCTGGTCAAGGCCGAATAA
- a CDS encoding PDZ domain-containing protein, with translation MIRSAAVFSLATLMLLGAVLPGQSQEDKKSDRDTVVAAGKEFTLTPTEVTPEEKPGDGPFEVKLKPAKDAVKVKMPAEAWTLGFFPQAIKGTGVGVGGPVEGAGLANMRTVPGKADEEGAWQVDPGDVITHVNGYAVNSVEDVICAVSTAKNKTDVQIVVKDVSTEKLNVFYVTATKR, from the coding sequence ATGATTCGTTCAGCCGCGGTCTTTTCCTTGGCGACGCTGATGCTGCTCGGGGCCGTTTTGCCCGGCCAGTCGCAGGAGGACAAAAAATCGGACCGCGATACCGTGGTCGCCGCGGGCAAAGAGTTCACGTTGACGCCGACCGAAGTCACGCCCGAGGAGAAACCGGGCGACGGCCCGTTCGAGGTCAAACTCAAGCCGGCGAAGGACGCAGTGAAGGTCAAGATGCCGGCCGAAGCGTGGACACTCGGCTTCTTCCCCCAGGCCATCAAGGGCACGGGCGTCGGAGTTGGCGGCCCCGTCGAGGGCGCGGGCCTCGCGAACATGCGGACCGTCCCCGGCAAGGCGGACGAAGAAGGAGCCTGGCAGGTCGACCCCGGCGACGTCATCACGCACGTCAACGGGTACGCGGTGAACAGTGTGGAAGACGTGATCTGTGCGGTGAGTACGGCCAAGAACAAAACGGACGTCCAGATCGTCGTGAAGGACGTCTCCACGGAAAAGTTGAACGTGTTCTACGTAACCGCGACCAAGCGCTGA